In a genomic window of Rhinolophus ferrumequinum isolate MPI-CBG mRhiFer1 chromosome 2, mRhiFer1_v1.p, whole genome shotgun sequence:
- the CASR gene encoding extracellular calcium-sensing receptor, giving the protein MALYSCCFILLAFTWLTSAYGPDQRAQKKGDIILGGLFPIHFGVAAKDQDLKSRPESVECIRYNFRGFRWLQAMIFAIEEINSSPALLPNMTLGYRIFDTCNTVSKALEATLSFVAQNKIDSLNLDEFCNCSQYIPSTIAVVGATGSGISTAVANLLGLFYIPQVSYASSSRLLSNKNQFKSFLRTIPNDEHQATAMADIIEYFRWNWVGTIAADDDYGRPGIEKFREEAEERDICIDFSELISQYSDEEEIQQVVEVIQNSTAKVIVVFSSGPDLEPLIKEIVRRNITGRIWLASEAWASSSLIAMPEYFHVVGGTIGFALKAGQIPGFREFLQKVHPRKSVHNGFAKEFWEETFNCHLQEGAKGPLPMDTFLRGQEDSGSRISNSSTAFRPLCTGDENISSIETPYMDYTHLRISYNVYLAVYSIAHALQDIYTCLPGRGLFTNGSCADIKKVEAWQVLKHLRHLNFTNNMGEQVTFDECGDLVGNYSIINWHLSPEDGSIVFKEVGYYNVYAKKGERLFISEEKILWSGFSREVPFSNCSRDCLAGTRKGIIEGEPTCCFECVECPDGEYSDETDASACDKCPDDFWSNENHTSCIAKEIEFLSWTEPFGIALTLFAVLGIFLTAFVLGVFIKFCNTPIVKATNRELSYLLLFSLLCCFSSSLFFIGEPQDWTCRLRQPAFGISFVLCISCILVKTNRVLLVFEAKIPTSFHRKWWGLNLQFLLVFLCTFMQIVICVIWLYTAPPSSYRNHELEDEIIFITCHEGSLMALGFLIGYTCLLAAICFFFAFKSRKLPENFNEAKFITFSMLIFFIVWISFIPAYASTYGKFVSAVEVIAILAASFGLLACIFFNKVYIILFKPSRNTIEEVRCSTAAHAFKVAARATLRRSNVSRKRSNSLGGSTGSTPSSSISSKSNSEDPFPPPERQKQQQPLALTQQQPQPQPPLTVQQQQPRCKQKVIFGSGTVTFSLSFDEPQKSATAHRNATHQNSLEAQKNSDTLTRHQALLPLQCGETDSELGTQESGLQGPVGGDRPPEMEDPAEMSPALVVSNSRSFVISGGGSTVTENILQS; this is encoded by the exons ATGGCACTTTATAGCTGCTGTTTCATCCTCTTGGCATTTACCTGGCTCACCTCTGCCTATGGGCCCGACCAGCGAGCCCAGAAGAAAGGGGACATTATCCTCGGGGGGCTCTTTCCTATTCATTTTGGAGTAGCAGCCAAAGATCAAGATCTAAAGTCAAGACCAGAGTCTGTGGAATGTATCAG gTATAATTTCCGGGGCTTTCGCTGGTTACAAGCTATGATATTTGCCATAGAGGAAATAAACAGCAGCCCGGCCCTTCTTCCCAACATGACACTGGGATACAGAATATTCGACACCTGCAACACCGTTTCCAAAGCCTTGGAGGCCACCCTGAGTTTTGTGGCCCAGAACAAAATTGATTCTTTGAACCTTGATGAGTTCTGCAATTGTTCACAGTATATCCCTTCTACTATCGCTGTGGTGGGAGCAACTGGCTCGGGCATTTCCACAGCGGTGGCAAACCTGCTGGGACTCTTCTACATTCCCCAG GTCAGCTATGCCTCCTCCAGCAGACTCCTCAGCAACAAGAATCAGTTCAAGTCCTTCCTCCGTACCATCCCCAATGATGAACACCAGGCCACTGCCATGGCAGACATTATCGAGTACTTCCGCTGGAACTGGGTGGGCACAATTGCAGCTGATGATGACTATGGCCGGCCAGGGATTGAGAAGTTCCGAGAGGAAGCTGAGGAGAGGGACATCTGCATTGACTTCAGCGAACTCATCTCCCAGTACTCTGACGAGGAAGAGATCCAGCAGGTGGTAGAGGTAATCCAGAATTCCACAGCCAAAGTCATCGTCGTTTTCTCCAGTGGCCCAGACCTTGAGCCCCTCATCAAGGAGATCGTTCGGCGCAATATCACTGGCAGGATCTGGCTGGCCAGCGAGGCCTGGGCCAGCTCTTCCTTGATTGCCATGCCCGAGTACTTCCATGTGGTTGGAGGCACCATTGGATTTGCCCTGAAGGCTGGGCAGATCCCAGGTTTCCGGGAATTCTTGCAGAAAGTCCATCCAAGGAAGTCTGTCCACAATGGTTTTGCCAAGGAGTTTTGGGAAGAAACATTTAATTGCCACCTCCAAGAAGGTGCTAAAGGACCTTTACCCATGGACACCTTCCTGAGAGGTCAAGAAGACAGTGGTAGCAGGATAAGCAACAGTTCCACTGCCTTCAGACCTCTCTGTACAGGAGATGAGAATATCAGCAGTATCGAGACCCCTTACATGGATTATACACACTTACGGATATCCTACAATGTCTACTTAGCAGTCTACTCCATTGCTCATGCCCTGCAAGATATATATACCTGCTTACCTGGGAGAGGGCTCTTCACGAATGGTTCCTGTGCGGACATCAAGAAGGTTGAGGCTTGGCAG GTCCTGAAGCACCTACGTCACCTAAACTTTACCAACAATATGGGGGAACAAGTGACTTTTGATGAATGCGGTGACCTGGTGGGGAACTATTCCATCATCAACTGGCACCTGTCCCCAGAGGACGGCTCCATTGTGTTTAAGGAAGTCGGATATTACAACGTCTATGCCAAGAAAGGAGAAAGGCTCTTCATCAGTGAGGAGAAAATCCTGTGGAGTGGCTTCTCCAGGGAG GTGCCTTTCTCCAACTGCAGCCGAGACTGCCTGGCAGGAACCAGGAAAGGAATCATTGAGGGGGAGCCCACCTGCTGCTTTGAGTGTGTGGAGTGTCCCGATGGGGAGTACAGCGATGAGACAG atgcaagTGCCTGTGACAAGTGTCCGGATGACTTCTGGTCCAATGAGAACCACACTTCCTGCATTGCCAAGGAAATTGAGTTTCTGTCGTGGACAGAGCCCTTTGGGATTGCACTCACCCTCTTTGCAGTGCTGGGCATTTTCCTGACCGCCTTCGTGCTGGGTGTCTTCATCAAATTCTGCAACACGCCTATCGTCAAGGCCACCAACCGAGAACTCTCctacctcctcctcttctccctgctctgCTGTTTCTCCAGCTCCTTGTTCTTCATCGGCGAGCCGCAGGACTGGACCTGCCGCCTGCGCCAGCCGGCCTTTGGCATCAGCTTCGTGCTCTGCATCTCCTGCATCCTGGTGAAAACCAATCGCGTCCTCCTGGTGTTTGAGGCCAAGATCCCCACCAGCTTCCACCGCAAGTGGTGGGGGCTCAACCTGCAGTTCCTGCTCGTCTTCCTCTGCACCTTCATGCAGATCGTCATCTGTGTGATCTGGCTCTACACCGCGCCCCCCTCGAGCTACCGCAACCACGAGCTGGAGGATGAGATCATCTTCATCACGTGCCACGAGGGCTCGCTCATGGCCCTGGGCTTCCTGATTGGCtacacctgcctgctggctgccaTCTGCTTCTTCTTCGCCTTCAAGTCCCGAAAGCTACCGGAGAACTTCAACGAAGCCAAGTTCATCACCTTCAGCATGCTCATCTTCTTCATCGTCTGGATCTCCTTCATTCCAGCCTACGCCAGCACCTACGGCAAGTTCGTCTCCGCCGTGGAGGTGATCGCCATCCTGGCAGCCAGCTTTGGTTTGCTGGCCTGCATCTTCTTCAACAAGGTCTACATTATCCTCTTCAAGCCATCCCGTAACACCATCGAAGAGGTGCGCTGCAGCACCGCTGCTCATGCTTTCAAGGTGGCCGCCCGGGCCACGCTGCGCCGCAGCAACGTCTCCCGCAAGCGGTCCAACAGCCTTGGGGGCTCCACGGGCTCCACCCCGTCCTCCTCCATCAGCAGCAAGAGCAACAGCGAAGACCCCTTCCCCCCGCCTGagaggcagaagcagcagcagccactGGCCCTGACGCAGCAGCAGCCGCAGCCACAGCCGCCCTTGACCgtacagcagcagcagcccagaTGCAAGCAGAAGGTCATCTTCGGCAGTGGCACGGTCACCTTCTCGCTGAGCTTTGACGAGCCTCAGAAGAGTGCCACGGCTCACAGGAATGCCACGCACCAGAACTCCCTGGAGGCCCAGAAAAACAGCGATACCCTGACCAGACACCAGGCCTTACTCCCGCTGCAGTGCGGGGAGACGGACTCGGAACTGGGCACCCAGGAGTCGGGCTTGCAAGGGCCTGTGGGTGGGGACCGCCCGCCAGAGATGGAGGACCCTGCAGAGATGTCCCCAGCACTTGTAGTGTCCAATTCACGGAGCTTCGTCATCAGCGGCGGAGGCAGCACTGTCACAGAAAACATACTGCAGTCATAA